A window of the Oscillospiraceae bacterium NTUH-002-81 genome harbors these coding sequences:
- a CDS encoding M23 family metallopeptidase → MRQIRQHYQNALEQLTCSFFTWVPVAVLLAIAVVHIQKDLKQRASYWRAATFTETAARVRRLDVSPDGLLSLQQLCGQQEPDWLSVLTAAMLDQGFLQEEYTADAFAKDALRAEGYRQLQPEAFSRAKAFYNQIFSDVVCFPVGQPRMDSGQGSGISMGSVAPVFSAANVSYEDSWMFERNFGGKRGHEGTDLFPVSARRDYYPVVSMTDGVVEAIGWLTKGGYRIGVRAPGGGYFYYAHLSSYAKDFQPGDAVAAGDILGYMGDTGYGEEGTTGKFPVHLHVGIYVRTDAVAELAVNPYPVLKYVEYMEP, encoded by the coding sequence ATGAGACAGATCAGACAGCATTATCAAAATGCACTGGAACAGCTCACATGCAGCTTCTTTACCTGGGTGCCTGTTGCTGTGCTCCTGGCAATCGCGGTTGTGCACATACAAAAGGATCTAAAACAACGGGCTTCCTACTGGCGGGCAGCAACGTTTACGGAGACGGCTGCAAGGGTGCGAAGACTGGATGTTTCTCCGGATGGGCTGCTGTCATTACAGCAGCTGTGCGGACAGCAGGAACCGGACTGGCTGTCGGTGCTGACAGCAGCAATGCTGGATCAGGGCTTTCTGCAGGAGGAATACACAGCAGATGCTTTTGCAAAGGATGCCCTGCGGGCAGAGGGATATCGGCAGCTGCAGCCGGAAGCCTTTTCCCGGGCGAAAGCTTTTTATAACCAGATTTTTTCCGATGTGGTCTGTTTCCCGGTGGGACAGCCGCGTATGGATTCCGGGCAGGGATCCGGGATATCAATGGGATCTGTGGCACCGGTATTTTCTGCGGCAAACGTTTCCTATGAAGATTCCTGGATGTTTGAGCGAAATTTCGGCGGCAAACGGGGACATGAGGGGACGGATCTCTTTCCTGTGTCTGCAAGGCGGGATTATTATCCGGTGGTCAGCATGACGGACGGCGTGGTGGAGGCCATCGGCTGGCTGACCAAGGGCGGCTACCGCATCGGTGTCCGTGCGCCCGGCGGCGGGTATTTTTATTATGCCCATTTATCCTCCTATGCGAAGGACTTTCAGCCGGGAGACGCTGTGGCAGCAGGAGACATCCTGGGGTATATGGGCGATACCGGCTACGGGGAGGAAGGCACCACCGGCAAATTCCCGGTACATTTACATGTGGGCATCTATGTGCGGACAGACGCGGTGGCAGAACTGGCCGTCAATCCGTATCCTGTGCTCAAATATGTGGAATATATGGAGCCATAA
- the leuS gene encoding leucine--tRNA ligase — translation MAIPYNHKATEQKWRKIWEEHPVNVNDGKKPKYYCLDMFPYPSGNGLHVGHWRGYVISDVWSRYKMLQGYYLIHPMGWDAFGLPAENYAIKTGSHPAVSTAANIKNIKRQINEIASIYDWDMEVNTTDPKFYKWTQWIFVQMFKKGLAYEKEFPINWCPSCKTGLANEEVVNGCCERCGTPVTKKNLRQWMLKITAYADRLLADLDKLDWPEKVKKMQTDWIGKSHGAEVDFTVDGTDKSITVYTTRPDTLHGATFMVLAPEHALAKDLATDETRAAVEDYIFKSSMRSSVDRLQDKEKTGVFTGSYAVNPLNGKKIPIWLSDYVLSDYGTGAIMCVPAHDDRDFEFAKKFDLPIIPVISPDGNPVENMTEAYTGAGIMINSGDWNGMKSSELKEKAPFIMEEKGLGRKTTNYKLRDWVFSRQRYWGEPIPIVHCPKCGNVPVPEDQLPLTLPDVESYQPTGTGESPLAAIDEWVNTTCPCCGAPAKRETNTMPQWAGSSWYFLRYVDSHNDNELVSREKADKYLPVDMYIGGVEHAVLHLLYSRFYTKFLCDIGVIDFDEPFTKLFNQGMITGKNGIKMSKSKGNVISPDDLVRDYGCDSLRMYELFVGPPELDAEWDDRGIDGVNRYLNRVWTLVMDNKDKNIPASKNMLKTRHKMMYDITNRLESFSLNTVVSGFMEYNNKFIDIAKKEGGVDKESLETMVIMLAPFAPHIAEELWQQMGHTESVFKNTWPKYVEAHMADDEKEIAVQINGKTKCVINVPADISKDDVLAIAKETLGGRLTGNIIKEIYVPGRIVNIVAK, via the coding sequence ATGGCAATACCTTATAATCATAAGGCAACCGAACAGAAATGGCGTAAGATCTGGGAAGAACACCCGGTAAATGTCAATGACGGCAAGAAGCCGAAATACTACTGTCTGGATATGTTCCCGTATCCGTCCGGCAACGGACTGCATGTGGGACACTGGAGAGGCTATGTAATCTCTGATGTGTGGAGCCGTTACAAGATGCTCCAGGGATATTATCTGATCCATCCCATGGGATGGGATGCGTTCGGCCTTCCGGCAGAGAACTATGCGATCAAGACCGGCAGCCATCCGGCAGTTTCCACCGCTGCCAACATCAAGAATATCAAGCGGCAGATCAACGAGATCGCTTCTATTTATGACTGGGATATGGAAGTCAACACCACAGACCCCAAGTTTTATAAATGGACCCAGTGGATCTTCGTACAGATGTTCAAGAAGGGACTTGCCTACGAGAAGGAGTTCCCCATCAACTGGTGCCCGTCCTGTAAGACCGGCCTTGCCAACGAGGAAGTTGTCAATGGCTGCTGCGAGCGCTGCGGCACACCGGTAACGAAGAAGAATTTAAGACAGTGGATGCTGAAGATCACGGCATACGCTGACCGTCTGCTGGCTGATCTGGACAAGCTGGACTGGCCGGAGAAGGTAAAGAAGATGCAGACTGACTGGATCGGCAAGAGCCACGGCGCAGAGGTAGACTTTACCGTGGACGGCACCGACAAGTCCATCACCGTATATACCACCCGTCCGGATACGCTCCACGGCGCTACCTTCATGGTACTGGCACCGGAGCACGCGCTGGCAAAAGATCTGGCAACCGACGAGACAAGAGCCGCCGTTGAGGATTACATTTTCAAATCCTCCATGCGTTCCTCTGTTGACCGCCTTCAGGATAAGGAGAAGACCGGCGTATTCACCGGCAGCTATGCGGTAAACCCGCTGAACGGCAAGAAGATCCCGATCTGGCTGTCCGACTACGTGCTGTCCGACTACGGTACCGGCGCCATCATGTGCGTACCTGCCCATGACGACCGTGACTTTGAGTTTGCGAAGAAATTTGACCTGCCGATCATCCCTGTTATTTCCCCCGACGGCAACCCGGTGGAGAACATGACAGAGGCATATACCGGCGCAGGCATCATGATCAATTCTGGTGACTGGAACGGCATGAAGTCCTCCGAGTTGAAGGAGAAAGCGCCGTTCATCATGGAAGAGAAGGGCCTGGGCCGCAAGACCACCAACTACAAGCTGCGTGACTGGGTATTCTCCAGACAGCGTTACTGGGGCGAGCCGATCCCCATCGTACACTGCCCGAAATGCGGCAACGTACCGGTACCGGAAGATCAGCTGCCGCTGACCCTGCCTGACGTGGAGAGCTATCAGCCTACAGGCACCGGCGAATCCCCGCTGGCTGCCATCGATGAGTGGGTGAATACCACCTGCCCGTGCTGTGGCGCTCCGGCCAAGAGAGAAACCAACACCATGCCTCAGTGGGCCGGTTCTTCCTGGTACTTCCTGCGTTACGTGGACAGCCACAATGACAACGAACTGGTTTCCAGAGAGAAAGCAGACAAATATCTGCCTGTCGATATGTATATCGGTGGCGTGGAGCATGCCGTGCTGCATCTTCTGTATTCCAGATTTTATACCAAGTTCCTGTGTGACATCGGTGTCATCGACTTTGATGAGCCCTTCACCAAACTGTTCAACCAGGGTATGATCACCGGCAAAAACGGCATCAAGATGAGTAAATCCAAGGGCAACGTTATTTCCCCGGATGATCTGGTGCGCGATTACGGCTGCGATTCCCTGCGGATGTACGAGCTGTTCGTGGGCCCGCCGGAACTGGATGCCGAGTGGGATGACAGAGGCATCGACGGCGTCAACCGTTACCTGAACCGTGTATGGACACTGGTCATGGACAACAAGGATAAGAACATCCCGGCCTCCAAGAACATGCTCAAGACGAGACATAAGATGATGTACGACATCACCAACCGTCTGGAAAGCTTCAGCCTGAACACCGTTGTATCCGGCTTCATGGAGTACAACAACAAGTTCATCGACATCGCCAAGAAAGAGGGCGGCGTGGACAAAGAGAGCCTGGAGACCATGGTCATCATGCTGGCGCCCTTTGCACCGCATATCGCAGAGGAGCTGTGGCAGCAGATGGGCCATACCGAGAGCGTCTTCAAGAACACCTGGCCGAAATATGTGGAAGCACACATGGCAGACGACGAGAAGGAGATCGCCGTACAGATCAACGGCAAGACCAAATGTGTCATCAACGTGCCTGCAGATATTTCCAAGGACGATGTGCTGGCCATTGCCAAGGAGACACTGGGCGGCCGTCTCACCGGCAATATCATCAAGGAGATCTACGTACCGGGACGTATCGTCAATATCGTTGCAAAATAA
- a CDS encoding ABC transporter permease, translated as MNIMNLINALPGAAAQGLIWGIMAIGVYITFRVLDIADLTVDGSLCTGGAVCIMMMLGGQNVWVALLCSLLAGMAAGLVTGLFHTFMGIPAILSGILTQLGLWSVNLKIMGKANQAINVDKYKLLVSLRFVKGVALTKNTIFVVAVAIVILIAILYWFFGTELGSAIRATGCNDRMARAQGINTDFNRVLGLMISNGLVALSGALLSQYQGFADINMGRGAIVIGLAAVIIGEAIFGRIFRNFALRLLSLVFGSIIYYLVVQAVIWRGIDTDLLKLLTALVVAVFLAIPTWKSRYFSGGKSAAKKGKGGEA; from the coding sequence ATGAACATTATGAATCTGATCAATGCGCTTCCCGGCGCAGCTGCCCAGGGCCTGATCTGGGGTATCATGGCCATCGGCGTATATATTACCTTCCGCGTGCTGGATATCGCGGATCTTACCGTAGACGGAAGCCTGTGTACCGGCGGTGCCGTCTGCATTATGATGATGCTCGGCGGACAGAACGTATGGGTTGCCCTGCTTTGTTCCCTGCTGGCAGGCATGGCGGCAGGTCTTGTCACCGGCCTGTTCCACACCTTCATGGGCATTCCGGCCATCCTGTCCGGTATTCTGACCCAGCTGGGGCTGTGGTCTGTGAATCTGAAAATCATGGGAAAAGCCAACCAGGCCATTAACGTGGATAAATACAAACTGCTGGTTTCCCTTCGTTTTGTCAAAGGCGTTGCCCTGACAAAAAATACCATCTTCGTGGTGGCAGTGGCCATCGTGATCCTCATTGCGATCCTGTACTGGTTCTTCGGTACCGAGCTGGGAAGTGCCATCCGTGCCACCGGCTGTAACGACCGCATGGCAAGAGCCCAGGGCATCAATACCGATTTTAACCGGGTGCTGGGCCTGATGATCTCCAACGGGCTGGTTGCCCTGTCCGGCGCCCTGCTTTCCCAGTATCAGGGATTTGCAGACATCAACATGGGCAGAGGCGCCATCGTCATCGGACTGGCAGCCGTCATCATCGGCGAGGCCATTTTTGGCCGGATCTTCCGCAACTTCGCCCTTCGCCTGCTGAGCCTGGTATTCGGTTCCATCATTTATTATCTGGTGGTGCAGGCTGTCATCTGGAGAGGCATTGACACAGATCTGCTGAAGCTGCTGACGGCCCTTGTGGTTGCTGTCTTCCTGGCAATTCCGACCTGGAAGAGCCGTTATTTTTCCGGCGGTAAAAGCGCTGCGAAAAAAGGAAAAGGAGGGGAAGCATAA
- a CDS encoding ATP-binding cassette domain-containing protein, producing MLEVRDIYKTFNPGTINEKRALKGVSLTLEEGDFVTVIGGNGAGKSTLLNAIAGVWPIDAGQILIDGQDVTKLPEHRRAAFLGRVFQDPMNGTAATLGIDENLALASRRGKMRTLKKGIKAAEREEYKELLKPLGLGLEDRMTAKVGLLSGGQRQALTLLMATLKKPKLLLLDEHTAALDPKTAAKVLATTDMIVNRDHLTTLMITHNMKDAIIHGNRLIMMMDGNIILDIRGEEKKRLTVEDLLHKFEEVSGEEFTNDKAILG from the coding sequence ATGCTGGAAGTACGTGATATTTATAAAACCTTCAATCCGGGAACCATCAATGAAAAAAGAGCCTTAAAGGGTGTCAGCCTGACACTGGAGGAGGGCGATTTCGTTACCGTCATCGGCGGCAACGGCGCCGGAAAATCCACCCTTTTAAATGCCATCGCCGGGGTATGGCCCATTGATGCGGGACAGATCCTCATTGACGGGCAGGATGTGACAAAGCTGCCGGAGCATCGCCGGGCGGCTTTCCTGGGCCGGGTGTTCCAGGATCCCATGAATGGCACCGCAGCCACCCTTGGCATTGACGAGAATCTGGCGCTGGCCAGCCGCCGGGGCAAGATGCGTACGCTGAAAAAGGGCATCAAGGCGGCAGAGCGGGAAGAATATAAGGAGCTGTTAAAGCCGCTGGGCTTAGGGCTGGAAGACCGGATGACGGCCAAGGTGGGTCTGCTTTCCGGCGGACAGCGGCAGGCGCTTACCCTTCTGATGGCTACATTGAAGAAGCCGAAGCTTCTGCTTCTGGATGAGCACACTGCGGCGCTGGATCCCAAGACCGCAGCCAAGGTACTGGCCACCACGGATATGATCGTCAACCGGGATCACCTGACCACACTGATGATCACCCACAACATGAAGGATGCCATCATCCACGGCAACCGGCTGATCATGATGATGGACGGCAATATCATCCTGGATATCCGGGGCGAGGAGAAGAAGCGCCTGACGGTGGAGGATCTGCTGCACAAGTTCGAGGAGGTCAGCGGAGAGGAGTTCACCAACGACAAGGCGATCCTTGGTTGA